tatttattgagcactcactatGTGCCTTGCACTGtgaatactgcagtgaacaaaacaaagttcttACCTGCAAGGGGTTTATGTTTTAGTGATTGGAGATGATAATATAATGTAATAACAGGTAATGATAGTTGCTATGAAGAAAAACCAAGCAGAACAAGGGACAGTGTGCAATAATAGATAAAGTAACCAATGAAAGAAGTAAATTTAAACAAGAGACTAGAATTGAATGAGCAATTCAAGTATCTGGAGGAACAGCAAGTACAAGGGCCTTGTGGCAGGAGCATGCTTGGCATGTTCAAGGCACAAGAAAGCTAGAGCAGCTCTTGCGGAGTAAGTTAGGAAAAGAATGATGGAGAGTTAGGTTGGTCTGGTAGCCATGTTACAGCCTTTTAAACCACAGTAAAGGCTTTGGATTTTATTTAAAGTGTGATAGAAAGCATTTGGAGCATTGTTGGATAATTTAGAAACCAATTAAATGTTGGTGAGCATTGGCCAAAAATAAtcactttgttttaaaaatagtctATCTTGATATATTATTTCTGATATTCATTCCATGTAAAACTATTTGTCTtttggcaaccccatatgtttcgAATAAAACCTTATCCTAAGGATATAGGAGGATACTTTTTGTTCtggagagaagagaaagtaatATCCAGTATCAGCATTAATGCATTAAAATGTTTTCAATGCTTACCTCACATCCTCTTTAAGCCCTGTGTTCTCCTTTTCATTTTCCACTTGCCTGGTTATGAAGGaaatttccctctctcccttttctcctgTTCATTTCTCTTGTGAGCCCAGATGACAGtgattgtaattaaaaaaaaaaaaaaattaggagtaaAGCTTATTACCTATATGAAGGAAACCTAACACTtgatataaaattagaaataattgaGTTCCCTTAAATAGCTATAATGGTCACTCTTAATTGTTTAACCTCTTAAGAAATTGTTTTTTCCTGTTGATCagcacatagtttttttttttttttaatttttactcagTTCTTTGGCTTGGGTTGTTGACTAATATAAAAGTATTTGGTATTTTAGCCATAGCTTTTGTACACCCATTTGGGTACCTAACTATGATTTATAACATCATTACTTTGGGAAAAGTTAATATCTGGTTCTTTAGAAATGAATTTTAGGGAAACTTTGAATCACAATTTATTTGTAATCAGAGATTGCCTTCCTTGACATACCCTTTTAGTCCCTAATAGAAAGAAACATTATATAACCTGGGAGATTTAGAAAATTTGTTGAAATAAGCTTTATTATATAACATGTTAATTTTACATCCATCGATGTTTACTTCGATGAATGTTTATATGAAACCAAAAAGTACTGCAATAGTAATAGAGAGCTCATCTCCTAATTATGATTATAGGCAGTGTGAGTCGTTGGTATAGAAGGGTCCCAGTTAGTAAGTTCTTTCACCAGTATTAAATATGTTATACTCTTTTTATACTGTGCTATTAGactaatacattttctttttatttaaagctTGCAAATACAGAAGAATACATAGATGGAGCATTGTCTGGACATTTGGGTGAAGTTTTAATAAGGTAACAAAGAGTACTAGGGTATGCAAGGAGTTGCTGATGAGCATTAGAAACACCTGTTTAAATAAACTAGTGTCTCAATTTcagaattacttttttaaaaattgttattaaTTTAACAAAATAGTCCACAACTAGACTTCAGAAGTCTTTGAAATTGTTGAACTTGTCAAAGGTAATGTTTAAATTGTTGGAGTTATTCATCCTTTTATGATTTTTCTAGTGTTGATATAAACTTTCTAGCTCTTAGCTGAATACCTTTTTCAGTGGTCTTAGTTGTAGGAACTTGTTTTAGTTGGGTCTGGCTGCTATTAATGGATTTTTAGTACATTCTTTTCTAGAACTAGCTTCAAACTCCCAAATTCCCTTTGGAAAACTATAAACATGTCATAACAACTACATGGTAAAAATAAATGCCATGTGCGTTTTAAACACATCTATggtaaaaacttttttaaaaagagaaagaaatgatatATTGTACATTTAGCATTCAGTATTTTTGTAATGAGAAAATCTAATGTAATAGTAATTCAGATTTACATGGTTTTCCTTTGGAACAACAAAGTATACTCTTTTTGTATTTACAGGTGTAATAATGTCCTTTATATCAGAGGtgttgaagaagaggaagaagatggGGAAATGAGAGAATAGCATCTTTTtgtgggggatttttttttttatatatgtatatttctagacaataaagatttgtttgtttttcatcttGCCTTGTGAACCATTCATACTCATATATTTACATGCAAATCTCAAATGGTGAAATAATTGAGAGATTATTCCCAAAACTAATGCATTAAAAGCCACCCAACTTTATTTAAgctcatgttttatttttaagaccAATACTGTTTTCTCTATGAGGGAAAATAACTCATTTACATGCTGTAGAAATTTTTATGACAGTGTATGTATTTCAGCCCTTGTAATTATATATTAACTGAGACCTTTTAAAAGCAACTgtttattttaaagttatttttaatccACTTTTGACATGTATAAATCTAAACATTTTCTTAGTATTATATATACTGTATTATTTTACTTAAAAGTTAGTAAATCGATTACATGTTAATTCTACATCAATCTAAGCTAAAGAGTACACATACTATAAGTAAAATTGGAACATCACTTGAGAATTACAATGAATGTGGAGATAGGGCACAACAGAAACAGAAATTGTGAACTGTCATTTAGGTTCAAGGTATGTTTTGTTCATTTAAGAGAATTAAGTTTTCTGAACAGAATTCATGACTGTGAAATAAAAACCAGTCTCAGAATTATGTTCTGAGACTGTAATCTAGTGGTTTTCACTTAAATTTTAAACCCCCCAAAACCCATCATATATTTTACAGTTGTACGTTGTTAAAATGTGTATTGCACAGTGAATTTGCGTATGCTGTGAGCTTCCTACAGACTGGTTGAGAAAATATGTAAAGTCTCGTGTTGTCAGAGAATGACGCTTCAGTGGTCATTCACCATATACTTAGGTTAATAAAGCTAACTGTGGATATATATGCCCACTGGTTAGCAATTCAAAGTATAGATATAAATGTTCAACTTTATAGAATAATAATTAGGGATAATAAAAGGCTTCAGTGAAAGAAAACTCCCACTCCTATTCCTATAACCTTTAAAATAAAGGCCTTAATTcttcaaattggttaggccagcATGTAGGTCAGAATATTGCCGTTACTGAAAACCAAAATCTGCAAAATATGCCTAAAACCCATTTTGGTAATAAAATGCCTTAAGTAAAAAAATATTCTTCTTCCTGTGTTTTTGTTGTCTCATTGACTAATTGTAGTTCACGTTTGTTACCAGATGGAGGTCTTGAACGAAAGATGAGTCGTCTTCCCAACTAAAACAAAAGGAGAGCAAAATCTTAATAttctttaacagtttttttttttagtgaaatatatgtaatattaatgattttCACAAAGAATAATAtagtttaaaatgttaaataatcACAGTTACAAAGAAATAGATAACCTAATAGATATCAAGCATGCTAGGCAAAGTTAAGTAACAAATCGAGCAGTCATACTATGCAGAAGACAAAGCAATTATGTTTTGAGGGGAATTGGGGAGATACAGGTGAACTCATCAAGTAGAATATGGTCTAAAAGCCTAGAAAAGCATCATGTTGGCCAACATATCTCAGTAAGTGCTGTAATTACTTTTTCCTTCATGGTTAGATTACTTGTATTGAGCACCAGTTGAATGCCATTTAGATATTTTGTTGAACAAATCTTCAGGAAACCATGCACTGTTGTCTTAACCACTGGTATTGCCATTGACTCTGGGAAGTGTTCCCACCCAGGAAAGACTTAGAGAAACCCCTAGATTCATACCTATTCATTTTCTCTGGGGCATATACTTAAGTATATCAGCAatcaaattattattttcttttagtctTGGAATTTCcccattcatttttatttttgttttgctttatagcTGAATTTGTATAAATTGAATGGATGAAGAGAATACCGTATTCTCTGTGACATGAGATTTGATGGAATATCTCCACTGTGTCTTAAAAAGGGCAGCAGTGACATTTTAGGCTGAATGGTTCTTTGTGTGTGGTGGTCCCATGCATTGCAGAatatccctggtccaaaggaacTGACCTATAGCACACATCCCATGGAACAGAAATGTCCTAGGAGAACTGGACTCTGAATTCCTTAATGTCagaatttttgctttttctttcgaCTGTCAAGAATCTTCTTTGTTAATCTTTGTTGTTAGTACTTTCTGAGAAAGTTGCCAATAAAGTATCAAAAACTTCTGTCAGAGGTCTTTGTACATGGCAGACTTACTGGGTCACCATTCTTTTAAATTTTCCagtgtttactttttattttcgTTTTTAGCCTGTTAATTCAGTAAGCATTGAGTGTCCACTGTGTGCTAGACATTGGGGATACAAAGGTTGTTGTAACTCATGGCCTAGAAGGAAAATGGATATATTAAAACAATTTCAATTTGGTGGCTTAAATGAATAGCAGTATGTACATGTCGAAGGGCTATAAAGAATGATTATTTCTCCCTTGAGAGAACAGGGCAGCGTTGGTAGGAAGTGTTCAATTGAAGTAGATAAGTACAGACCCTCTAGGATaaaatgcttatttaaaaaaaatcatcttttgacagtaatttttattagtttcacaatgttttaatggaaaccctggtggtgtagtggttaagtgctacagctgttaaccaaaaggtcggcagttcaaattcaccaggcgctccttcgaaactctatgaggtagttctactctgtgctatagggtcgctatgagttggaattgacttgatggcaatgggttttttttttttaatgtttaatagaTCAGTCTTCAAATCATCAAACCATTTGATTCATACTCTATAACCAAAATAACCAGTTAACCAGCATTTTTCACCTGGTTGTGGTTGTTGAAGCATTACATATATGTAACCTAAGTTagcaatatattttattgtggtgaaatatatataccaagacatttgtcatttcaaccatttttatatgtacaattcagtgacagttacattcaccatgttgtataaCACTCATCACTATCCATTTCCGATTTTTTTCATCACTTGTAACAAAAACTCTGTACCCCTTGAGCAACCCCCCCCTCCCCATTTCTCCCTCACacctgctcctggtaaccactaataaactggtttctatgtatttgcctaatctgggtatttcatataagtggaatcctacgatatttgtccttttttttctacttcactcagtgtaatgttttcaaagttcatccatgttggagcatatttcagaacttcattttatggctgaataatattcgcttgtatggatatgccacattttatctgttgatggacatttggattgtttccacctcttggctattgtaagttat
The DNA window shown above is from Elephas maximus indicus isolate mEleMax1 chromosome 4, mEleMax1 primary haplotype, whole genome shotgun sequence and carries:
- the SNRPF gene encoding small nuclear ribonucleoprotein F; this translates as MSLPLNPKPFLNGLTGKPVMVKLKWGMEYKGYLVSVDGYMNMQLANTEEYIDGALSGHLGEVLIRCNNVLYIRGVEEEEEDGEMRE